One window from the genome of Paraneptunicella aestuarii encodes:
- a CDS encoding RNA polymerase sigma factor, whose product MFDMQHGFDENSASFGHHTDLHTHQHLSHHIVHPSSDTVDGDTSDNASVSKQFWLLWLGLEKKIFSYCYFRLTQHFHDAQDLCSETMLVAHKHLPNVKHSDNLQAWLFRIARHTYFDQLRRNNCHLRFCLSLENDPEFSRDDLFNSTLNDRAIIFIKRAIKRLPKDYKNIVFDFFFRDKSYREIGIEQSVTEAQVRKVIFRFRKRVYPSIHRYLSK is encoded by the coding sequence ATGTTTGATATGCAACATGGTTTTGACGAGAACAGCGCATCTTTTGGGCATCATACTGATCTTCACACACACCAACATCTTTCTCATCACATCGTTCATCCATCAAGCGATACCGTTGATGGTGATACAAGTGATAATGCCAGTGTGTCGAAGCAATTCTGGCTGTTATGGTTAGGGTTGGAGAAGAAGATTTTTAGTTACTGTTATTTCCGGCTAACACAGCATTTTCATGATGCTCAAGATTTGTGTAGTGAGACCATGTTAGTGGCTCATAAACACCTGCCTAATGTTAAACATTCCGATAATTTGCAAGCTTGGTTATTTCGCATTGCCCGGCACACTTATTTTGACCAATTGCGACGTAACAATTGTCATTTACGGTTTTGCCTGAGTTTGGAAAATGACCCGGAATTTTCACGGGATGATCTGTTTAATAGCACCCTCAATGATCGAGCCATCATATTCATCAAAAGGGCAATAAAACGCTTACCGAAAGACTATAAAAATATCGTCTTTGACTTTTTCTTTAGAGACAAATCTTATAGGGAAATTGGTATAGAACAAAGTGTCACTGAAGCGCAAGTTCGCAAGGTTATTTTTCGTTTTAGAAAACGAGTTTATCCATCAATCCACCGTTATCTGAGTAAATAA
- a CDS encoding sigma-54-dependent transcriptional regulator — MQQKLPLLKTFSMSHETLLIKGDSGVGKSRLARWCHANSKRRYGAFEVLDLATIPDEMKMGALFGWKKGAYTGAMQSNPGAVGRAMEGTLFIDEIDKLSMEAQAGLLQLLDGGYYQPLGDRESLRKADIRFIIGTNANLQTLVREGRFREDLYYRINVLPVNLLPLSQRPDEIVPWAEYMLHRCLQTNQSDRHVTLSSSAKQRLEHCPWPGNLRQLDTIVRRADAICRSENQVKSPAAKHYCIDDTHITQALMMDGSSMLDSRGMSGDSIEKNLQCSMWKTAELFVELAMKKDTQQKKLCLSLADTFKAHVLNVALAKLMDKKLVYQLFGREKAILNRTYQRELRKELERIEEFEHAIGR, encoded by the coding sequence TTGCAACAAAAGCTTCCTTTATTGAAGACCTTCTCCATGTCTCATGAAACCCTACTGATTAAAGGCGATTCTGGCGTGGGTAAATCACGGTTGGCAAGATGGTGTCATGCCAATTCAAAACGTCGATATGGTGCCTTTGAGGTTTTGGATTTGGCGACGATCCCGGATGAAATGAAAATGGGGGCGCTGTTTGGATGGAAGAAAGGCGCGTATACCGGAGCCATGCAATCAAATCCTGGAGCAGTGGGGAGAGCCATGGAAGGTACCTTGTTTATTGATGAGATTGATAAGTTGTCCATGGAAGCGCAGGCCGGATTATTGCAGTTGTTGGACGGTGGATATTACCAGCCATTGGGTGATCGTGAGTCTTTACGCAAGGCTGATATCCGCTTCATTATTGGTACCAATGCCAATTTACAAACCTTGGTCAGGGAAGGGCGGTTTAGAGAGGATTTGTACTACAGGATCAATGTATTACCCGTGAATTTGTTACCGCTGTCACAGCGACCCGATGAAATTGTGCCTTGGGCAGAATACATGCTGCATCGCTGCTTGCAAACAAATCAAAGCGACCGTCATGTTACTTTGAGTTCTTCTGCGAAACAACGACTGGAGCATTGTCCTTGGCCGGGCAATCTTAGACAACTGGACACTATTGTCCGTAGAGCCGATGCAATCTGTCGTTCAGAAAATCAGGTAAAGAGTCCGGCAGCGAAACACTATTGCATTGATGATACACATATTACCCAGGCATTAATGATGGATGGTTCCAGTATGCTGGATTCACGCGGTATGAGTGGCGATTCTATTGAGAAAAACCTCCAGTGCTCAATGTGGAAAACCGCAGAGCTTTTCGTTGAGCTTGCGATGAAAAAAGATACGCAGCAGAAAAAATTGTGTTTGAGTCTTGCAGATACCTTTAAGGCTCATGTACTAAACGTTGCTTTGGCAAAATTGATGGATAAAAAGCTTGTATATCAGCTTTTTGGGCGTGAAAAGGCAATATTAAATCGAACCTATCAGCGAGAGCTTCGTAAAGAGTTAGAGCGTATAGAAGAGTTTGAACACGCTATCGGGCGATAA